In Macrobrachium nipponense isolate FS-2020 chromosome 15, ASM1510439v2, whole genome shotgun sequence, a single genomic region encodes these proteins:
- the LOC135226931 gene encoding basic proline-rich protein-like, with the protein PPPPPPPPPLPPPPPPPPPPPPPPPPPPPPPPPPPPPPPPPPPPHPPPPPPPPPPPPPPPPPPPPPPHPPPPPPPPPPPPPPPPPPPPPPPPPPPPPPPPPPPPPPNPPPPPPPPPPTPPPSPPPPPPPPPPPPPPPPPPPPPPPPPPPPPPPPPPPPPPPFPPHPPPPPPPPPPPPPPPPPPPPPPPPPPPPPPPTPPPPPHPPPPPPPPPPPPPPPPPAGPTPPPPPPPPPPPPPPPPPPPPPPPPPPPPPPPPPPPPPPSTPPPPPPPPPPPALTPPPPPTPPPPPPPPPPPTPPPPPPPPHPPPPPPPPPPPPPPPPPPPPPPPPPPPPPTPPPPPPPPPPPPPPPPPPPPPPPPPPPPPPPPPPPQNPPSPPPPPPPPPPPPPPPPPPPPPPTPPPPPPPPPPPPPKTPPPPPPPPPPRPPTLPPPPPHPPPPPPPPPPPPPPPPPPPPPPPLPPPPPPPSPPPPPPPPPPPPPPPPPPPPPPPPPPPPPPPPPPPPPPPPPPPPPPPPPPPPPPPPPPPPPPPPPPPPPPPPPTPPPPSPPPPPPIQNGMPLFLILASEKGSLELWNIKRERDFEIQM; encoded by the coding sequence cccccccccccccccccccccccccccctcccccccccccccccccccccccccccaccccccccccccccccccccccccccccccccccccccccccccccccccccccccccccccccccccccccccccaccccccccccccccccccccccccccccccccccccccccccccccccccccccccccccccccccccaccccccccccccccccccccccccccccccccccccccccccccccccccccccccccccccccccccccccaccccccccccccccccccccccccccccccccccccccccccaaccctcccccccccccccccccccccccccccaccccccccccttccccccccccccccccccccccccccccccccccccccccaccccccccaccccccccccccccccccccccccccaccccccccccccccccccccccccccccccccccccccccccttccccccccaccccccccccccccccccccccccccccccccccccccccccccccccccccccccccccccccccccccccccccccccccccccccccccccaccccccccccccccccccaccccccccccccccccccccccccccccccccccccccccccccccccccccgccggccccacccccccccccccccccccccctcccccccccccccccccccccccccccccccccccccccccccccccccccccccccccccccccccccccccccccccccccccccccaccctccacccccccccccccacccccccccccccccccccccgccctcacccccccaccccccccaaccccccccccccccccccccccccccccccccccaacccccccccccccccccccccccccccaccccccacccccccccccccccccccccccccccccccccccccccccccccccccccccccccccccccccccccccccccccccccaccccccccccccccccccccccccccccccccccccccccccccccccccccccccccccccccccccccccccccccccccccccccccccccccccccccccccccaaaaccctccctcccccccccccccccccccccccccccccccaccccccccccccccccccccccccccccccccccccacccccccccccccccccccccccccccccccccccccccccaaaacccccccccctcccccaccccccccccccccccgccccccaacccttccccccccccccccccacccccccccccccccccccccccccccccccccaccccccccccccccccccccccccccccccccccccctcccccccccccccccccccccttccccccccccccccccccccccccccccccccccccccccacccccccccccccccccccccccccccccccccccccccccccccccccccccccccccccccccccccccccccccccccccccccccccccccccccccccccccccccccccccccccccccccccccccccccccccccccccccccccccccccccccccccccccccaccccccacccccccccccccctccccccccccccctccccc